The Candidatus Buchananbacteria bacterium CG10_big_fil_rev_8_21_14_0_10_42_9 DNA window TTTGTTGGAATATCTAAGGGCTTGGGGGTACACACTATTTTATTGGAGCGAAAGTTCGCTTTTGGGGCCGCATTGGACCCCGGCCTTACTTGGGTACGCTTTGGCGAACAATACTTTTTTATTGCAATTAGCGCGCTTTGGAGGCGGGTATTTGTTATCATTTTTCGTTGTTTTGGTCGGCTTTTTAGTCTACCTATTTATACTTGACTTCAAAAACGTAAAATTGAAAACAAAATTTCTTATTTTTGCGGCCTTAATTTTTATATTTGTATTTTTAGATATTTATATCAGTAATTCAAGTTTTAGGCACGGCGATCAATCAATAAGATTTGCCTTGGTCAATACTCAATTCAAATCTCATTTCAACTATACGCTGGATGAACAATTAGACGAGTTTGAGCGACAAAAAGAAATTATTACCCAAATTAAAGATGACGGGCTTGACCCGGATGTAATAGTATTGCCGGAAGGAAGTAATTTTTTGAGGCGTTTTAATTTAAACCAAGAATCAAGCGCGCAAGAATATTTGTCCAATATATTAGGCGGCACCGATAAGCTGATTATTGATTCAGGTCCGGTGATCAAGCAAAATAGAGATGCCTATTCCACTATATTTTATTTTGATTTAGCTAATGGTCAGTATCGGCAGTATCAAAAACAATTACTATATCCCAACGGTGAGTATTTGCCTTATTTAGTGACCTGGCCAGCAAAAATTTTTGGGCAAAGTAAATTTGTAGAAAATTTTAATAAATACCGAGCCTACAAAAAAGGCGGCGAGACGAAAGTCGTCAATTATAACGATGTTAATATTGGTGGTAATTTTTGCTCAGAAATTTCTTCGGGCAACTTATACCGCGATTTTGTAAATCAGGGCGCGCAAGTGTTAGTCAATGTTGCTTCCCATTCCGTGTTTAAAGGTGACCACATGTTATCTAAGCAATTAATCGACATGGCAAAAGTTAGGGCCGTAGAAGTAAACAGGTTTTTAATCCGGCCGAATAATTGGGAAGGTTCATTTGTGGTTGATAGCTTAGGACGAATTGTAAGCCAAGCATCTATTGGAAATCCAAAAGTAATCTATGCCGATATCACCCCTCTCCAAAACAAAACCGCTTTTGTCAGGTTTGGAAACTGGATTGTTGGGTTATCTGCGATGATTATAGGTTTAATTTTTTTCCATAACCTTATCCTTGGTCGCAAACGTAAAAATGTGGTATAATATTTTATACTTAAAATAAAAAATAGGCTAGATTAAACATGATACACAAACTAAAAACAAATCAAGCGATCTTTGCATATTTAATCTTAATATTTATGGCGGCGGTAATCTTGACCGCCATTCCTTTATTTTTT harbors:
- the lnt gene encoding apolipoprotein N-acyltransferase; amino-acid sequence: MRDYFAKNKSYLTILAGVLLGLGYNFSYLWPLLFFGLGPIIYYLLRVCQNPRAAFLHAWLMGVIFIGISQNWFWAALPMDWAGISNPYAGVAAISYYWVTSLFALSIFIALWGLLVYKIKTANLINLFLFPSLWVLLEYLRAWGYTLFYWSESSLLGPHWTPALLGYALANNTFLLQLARFGGGYLLSFFVVLVGFLVYLFILDFKNVKLKTKFLIFAALIFIFVFLDIYISNSSFRHGDQSIRFALVNTQFKSHFNYTLDEQLDEFERQKEIITQIKDDGLDPDVIVLPEGSNFLRRFNLNQESSAQEYLSNILGGTDKLIIDSGPVIKQNRDAYSTIFYFDLANGQYRQYQKQLLYPNGEYLPYLVTWPAKIFGQSKFVENFNKYRAYKKGGETKVVNYNDVNIGGNFCSEISSGNLYRDFVNQGAQVLVNVASHSVFKGDHMLSKQLIDMAKVRAVEVNRFLIRPNNWEGSFVVDSLGRIVSQASIGNPKVIYADITPLQNKTAFVRFGNWIVGLSAMIIGLIFFHNLILGRKRKNVV